The Caldisericum sp. genomic interval TCATTATTCCCTATTATCTCCATGAAAACATCTTCAAGAGATGGGGACATAATCTGAAAACTAATGTTTTTACTTAAAAGGTTATTTACAGCAACATTTAAGTCCTCTGGATAGAGAAAATAGAAGTTTCCATAAGGTACTACCTTTCCAAAATGCTCTAAGAATTCTTTTTCAATCCCCTTCTCCACAGCTATTTTTTTATCAAAATGTAAATTTTTCTTGAGTGTCTCAGCGGTTCCTCTTGCCAGTATTTTCCCTTTATTTATCACAATCATTTCGTTCCCCAATGCTTCGGCTTCCTCCATATAGTGTGTGGTTATGATAAGATTTGTGCCATCTTCCTTAATCTCAGAAATGAGAGCCCAAGTCTCTTTTCTTGAAATTGGATCGAGGCCAATAGTTGGTTCGTCTAATAAAATAAGTGGGGCTCTCGTTGCCAATGCCATTGCTATTAAAACTCTCCGCTTCATACCGCCTGAAAGAGAAATAGTAAGTTTGTCTT includes:
- a CDS encoding ABC transporter ATP-binding protein — protein: MSDIVYPVVVENLSKIYPNGTKALDNVSVSIDRGITCVVGPNGAGKTTLLKILATQMKYTSGKVEVLGYDVERKTNEIRKGIAVVPQESMPVNELTPFEHVYYYLLSRGVERNIARKNTEYTLHKLGLWNIKDKLTISLSGGMKRRVLIAMALATRAPLILLDEPTIGLDPISRKETWALISEIKEDGTNLIITTHYMEEAEALGNEMIVINKGKILARGTAETLKKNLHFDKKIAVEKGIEKEFLEHFGKVVPYGNFYFLYPEDLNVAVNNLLSKNISFQIMSPSLEDVFMEIIGNNEK